One window from the genome of Spirosoma rhododendri encodes:
- a CDS encoding CHRD domain-containing protein: MKHVNLLMTGLALLVMGFVVSACKDEENPITTVSTRPTTTASSYTATMNGASEKPTATTSTASGSTRVLLNETTRAISYTVTYSGLTPVAGHIHRITPNSTSGTGGVEIPFSSLTSPIVGSYTLASQARVDSFKNGYYYSNLHTTAYPNGEIRGDIKK, from the coding sequence ATGAAACATGTTAACCTACTAATGACCGGGCTGGCGCTGCTGGTAATGGGCTTTGTCGTATCGGCCTGTAAAGACGAGGAAAACCCAATCACGACCGTGTCAACGCGCCCGACGACGACCGCTAGCAGCTATACGGCTACCATGAACGGTGCCAGCGAAAAGCCAACGGCTACAACGTCGACAGCATCGGGTTCGACCCGCGTACTGCTCAACGAAACGACCCGCGCCATCAGCTACACCGTAACGTATAGCGGCCTGACCCCAGTTGCCGGACACATTCACCGCATCACACCCAATTCGACTTCGGGTACGGGAGGAGTTGAAATTCCATTTTCCAGCCTTACATCGCCTATCGTTGGTAGCTACACGCTGGCCAGTCAGGCGCGGGTGGATAGCTTCAAGAACGGCTATTACTACTCGAATCTGCACACGACGGCCTATCCCAACGGTGAAATCCGGGGCGATATCAAAAAGTAA
- a CDS encoding DUF2490 domain-containing protein — protein MKQYYLLLVLLGFSLGCLAQQNRLIDRNAIGWYTYNGDHKIAKRWTIHTEYQWRRVELIRSWQQSLSRLGANYKLSDRVKVGGGYTFFVTYPYGDYPVADQGVPTLEHRAHEEIQLSDQLGTVRFSHRFRFEQRWLSIGADNNPRRVTGWEYQNRVRYQLAGTVPLAGPTIEPGEFYANFFDELFMGYGRNVGDNIFNQNRISGGFGYQFLDNLQLELNYLNQITQHPESDPISGKPVFEINHGFRLNLNYDLDFTKR, from the coding sequence ATGAAACAATACTATCTGCTTCTTGTCTTACTCGGTTTCTCGCTTGGGTGTCTGGCGCAGCAGAATCGCCTTATCGACCGCAACGCCATTGGTTGGTACACCTATAACGGGGATCACAAAATTGCGAAACGGTGGACGATTCATACCGAATACCAGTGGCGACGGGTCGAACTGATCCGGTCGTGGCAGCAGTCGCTGTCGCGGTTGGGTGCCAACTACAAGCTATCGGATCGGGTGAAGGTCGGCGGGGGCTACACGTTTTTCGTGACCTACCCATACGGTGACTACCCCGTTGCCGATCAGGGTGTACCGACGCTGGAACACCGGGCGCACGAGGAGATTCAACTGAGCGATCAGTTAGGGACTGTCAGATTCAGCCATCGCTTTCGGTTTGAGCAGCGTTGGCTGAGTATCGGTGCCGACAACAACCCGCGCCGGGTAACCGGCTGGGAATACCAGAACAGGGTCCGTTATCAGCTTGCTGGTACGGTTCCGTTAGCCGGACCGACTATTGAACCGGGTGAGTTCTACGCTAATTTCTTCGACGAATTATTTATGGGGTACGGTCGCAACGTCGGTGACAATATTTTCAACCAGAACCGAATTTCGGGCGGGTTCGGTTATCAGTTTCTGGACAACCTTCAACTGGAGTTGAATTACCTCAACCAGATTACGCAGCACCCTGAATCCGATCCGATATCAGGAAAACCGGTTTTTGAGATCAATCACGGCTTTCGACTGAACCTCAACTACGACCTGGATTTTACAAAGCGGTAG
- a CDS encoding SGNH/GDSL hydrolase family protein, which translates to MRTGLALLLFALVLTTAFIAKPTRVVFFGDSITQAGVNPGGYIDRLRKMLPADQFELIGAGIGGNKIYDLFLRMDTDVLAQKPDVVVVWVGVNDVWHKSSFGTGTDPDKFVKFYDAVIDKLQAAGAKVMLCTPAAIGEKTDFSNQQDGDLNQYSQLIRDLAKRRNLPVIDLRKAFLEYNVKNNPDNKDKGILTTDRVHLNDAGNQFVAEQMQKALTGNVAAK; encoded by the coding sequence ATGCGTACCGGCCTTGCCTTGTTGCTGTTTGCCCTTGTTCTGACAACGGCGTTTATTGCCAAACCCACCCGCGTCGTATTCTTCGGCGATTCCATCACGCAGGCGGGTGTCAATCCCGGTGGATATATCGACCGGCTGCGGAAAATGCTGCCCGCTGATCAGTTTGAACTGATTGGTGCGGGTATCGGTGGTAACAAGATCTATGATCTGTTTTTGCGGATGGATACTGACGTGCTGGCGCAGAAGCCCGACGTCGTCGTCGTTTGGGTGGGCGTCAACGACGTGTGGCACAAAAGCTCATTCGGCACTGGCACCGACCCTGACAAGTTTGTGAAATTTTACGATGCCGTAATCGACAAGCTACAGGCGGCCGGTGCGAAGGTGATGCTCTGCACGCCAGCGGCTATCGGCGAAAAAACGGATTTCAGCAATCAGCAGGACGGCGACCTGAACCAGTACAGCCAACTCATCCGCGACCTTGCCAAACGCCGGAACCTGCCGGTGATTGATCTGCGTAAGGCGTTTCTGGAGTATAACGTAAAGAACAACCCCGACAACAAAGACAAGGGTATCCTGACCACTGACCGCGTTCACCTCAACGACGCGGGTAATCAGTTCGTCGCCGAACAGATGCAGAAGGCATTGACGGGTAATGTTGCAGCCAAGTAG
- a CDS encoding aconitate hydratase codes for MAFDVDMIQRVYANLGERVEAARQVVGKPLTLSEKILYSHLFAGNGSAARPTEAFERGKTYVDFAPDRVAMQDATAQMALLQFMQAGRPQVAVPSTVHCDHLIQAEVGADKDLDVAKNKNKEVYDFLASISDKYGIGFWKPGAGIIHQVVIENYAFPGGMMIGTDSHTPNAGGLGMIAIGVGGADACDVMAGLAWELKMPKLIGVKLTGKLSGWASAKDVILRVAGILTVKGGTGCIVEYFGEGAESLSATGKGTICNMGAEIGATTSIFAYDDKMGDYLRATSRAEIADAAQAVKANLRSDDEVYADPASYYDQLIEINLSELEPHINGPFTPDLAWPLSNFAKAVKENNWPERLEVGLIGSCTNSSYEDMTRSASVAAQATNKGLKAKAEFTVTPGSELVRFTAERDGILDTFEEIGGVVLANACGPCIGQWARHMDDPTRPNSIITSFNRNFAKRNDGNASTHAFVASPEIVTALVIAGDLTFNPMTDTLTNEAGEQVMLDEPAGIEQPLQGYAVDDAGYQAPAEDGSGVKVIVSPTSDRLQLLAPFKAWEGTDLTGLKLLIKAKGKCTTDHISMAGPWLKYRGHLDNISNNMLIGAVNYYNDKTNTVKNQLTGEYGEVPAVQRAYKAAGIGSVVVGDENYGEGSSREHAAMEPRFLGVRAILVRSFARIHETNLKKQGMLALTFANPADYDKVQEDDSIDIKGLTSFAPGVPLTVVLNHADGSSDEFAVNHTYNEGQIEWFKAGAALNIIRMKQGANA; via the coding sequence ATGGCTTTTGACGTCGATATGATTCAGCGCGTGTACGCCAACCTTGGCGAGCGCGTCGAAGCAGCCCGGCAGGTTGTGGGCAAACCGCTAACCTTGTCGGAGAAAATTTTGTACAGCCACCTCTTCGCCGGTAACGGTTCGGCGGCCCGCCCGACGGAGGCATTCGAACGGGGGAAAACCTACGTCGATTTCGCCCCGGACCGCGTGGCTATGCAGGACGCAACGGCCCAGATGGCCCTGCTGCAATTCATGCAGGCAGGCCGGCCGCAGGTGGCCGTTCCCTCAACCGTACACTGTGACCACCTGATTCAGGCGGAGGTCGGTGCCGATAAGGATCTCGACGTAGCTAAAAACAAAAACAAAGAGGTTTACGACTTTCTGGCGTCGATCTCCGACAAATACGGCATCGGCTTCTGGAAGCCCGGTGCTGGTATCATTCACCAGGTAGTAATCGAAAACTACGCCTTCCCCGGCGGTATGATGATTGGTACCGATTCGCACACGCCAAACGCGGGTGGTCTGGGTATGATCGCTATCGGTGTCGGTGGTGCTGATGCCTGCGACGTAATGGCGGGTCTGGCCTGGGAACTGAAAATGCCCAAACTGATCGGTGTGAAGCTGACCGGCAAGCTGAGCGGCTGGGCATCGGCCAAAGACGTAATCCTGCGCGTAGCCGGTATCCTGACCGTAAAAGGCGGAACGGGCTGCATCGTGGAATACTTCGGCGAAGGCGCTGAAAGTCTGTCGGCAACGGGTAAAGGCACGATCTGTAACATGGGTGCCGAGATTGGCGCAACCACGTCGATCTTCGCTTACGACGACAAAATGGGTGATTACCTGCGGGCGACGAGCCGCGCCGAAATCGCCGATGCCGCACAGGCGGTGAAGGCTAACCTGCGCTCGGACGATGAAGTCTACGCCGACCCTGCCAGCTATTATGATCAACTGATCGAGATCAACCTGAGCGAACTGGAGCCGCACATCAACGGTCCGTTTACGCCCGACCTCGCGTGGCCGCTGTCGAACTTCGCCAAGGCGGTGAAGGAAAACAACTGGCCTGAGCGGCTGGAAGTGGGTCTGATCGGTTCGTGTACCAACTCGAGCTACGAAGACATGACCCGGTCGGCGTCGGTAGCGGCTCAAGCCACGAACAAAGGACTAAAAGCGAAAGCTGAATTTACCGTAACACCCGGTTCGGAACTGGTACGGTTTACGGCTGAGCGCGACGGCATCCTGGACACGTTCGAAGAAATCGGTGGTGTGGTACTGGCCAACGCCTGTGGCCCCTGCATCGGGCAGTGGGCGCGGCACATGGACGATCCTACCCGCCCCAACTCGATCATCACGTCGTTCAACCGGAACTTCGCCAAGCGGAACGACGGTAACGCCAGCACTCACGCGTTTGTGGCATCGCCCGAAATCGTAACGGCGCTTGTCATTGCCGGAGATCTGACATTCAACCCGATGACCGATACGCTGACCAACGAGGCTGGCGAGCAGGTGATGCTGGACGAACCCGCTGGTATCGAGCAACCACTACAAGGCTACGCTGTCGATGACGCCGGTTATCAGGCACCAGCCGAAGATGGTTCGGGAGTAAAGGTAATCGTATCGCCAACGTCGGACCGTCTGCAACTGCTGGCACCGTTCAAAGCGTGGGAAGGTACCGACCTTACCGGCCTGAAACTGCTGATCAAAGCAAAAGGCAAGTGTACGACCGACCACATCTCGATGGCGGGTCCGTGGCTGAAATACCGTGGTCACCTCGACAACATCTCGAACAACATGCTGATCGGGGCGGTCAACTACTACAACGACAAGACAAACACGGTGAAGAACCAACTGACGGGCGAGTACGGTGAAGTACCGGCTGTTCAGCGGGCTTACAAAGCCGCCGGTATCGGGTCGGTTGTCGTTGGTGACGAGAACTACGGTGAAGGTTCGTCGCGGGAGCACGCGGCCATGGAACCCCGCTTCCTGGGTGTTCGGGCTATCCTGGTACGTTCGTTCGCCCGGATTCACGAAACTAACCTGAAAAAGCAGGGTATGCTGGCGCTGACGTTCGCAAACCCCGCCGACTACGATAAAGTACAGGAAGACGACAGCATCGACATCAAAGGACTGACCAGCTTCGCGCCGGGCGTTCCGCTGACGGTTGTGCTGAACCACGCCGATGGCTCATCGGACGAGTTTGCCGTCAACCACACGTACAACGAAGGGCAGATCGAGTGGTTCAAAGCCGGTGCGGCCCTGAACATCATCCGCATGAAGCAGGGAGCCAACGCATAA
- the kduI gene encoding 5-dehydro-4-deoxy-D-glucuronate isomerase, translated as MQVRYAVGPNETRQFNTTELRENFLIETLFSPDSLQLCYSHYDRVIVGGAMPVSSPVELPTYPELRSDFFLERRELGVINVGGAGSVTVDGQTYELAKLDGLYVGRSSRSVSFASASADEPARFYLLSSPAHKDYPTQKAAQGDVFSAPMGSAEAANDRTIYRYIHKDGLQSCQLVMGLTILKPGSVWNTMPAHVHDRRMEAYFYFDLDPAHRIVHLMGQPTETRHLMVANHQAIISPPWSIHSGCGTANYSFIWGMAGENLDYADMDLIAIADLK; from the coding sequence ATGCAAGTCCGCTACGCCGTTGGTCCCAACGAAACGCGCCAGTTCAACACCACCGAACTCCGGGAGAATTTTCTGATCGAGACGCTGTTTTCGCCCGACAGCCTTCAGCTTTGTTACAGCCACTACGACCGCGTGATCGTCGGCGGAGCGATGCCCGTAAGCAGCCCGGTTGAGCTACCGACATACCCTGAACTGCGCAGTGATTTCTTTCTGGAACGGCGCGAACTGGGTGTTATCAATGTCGGCGGGGCAGGCTCGGTAACGGTCGACGGACAGACGTACGAGCTGGCTAAACTCGACGGGCTATACGTCGGACGAAGCAGCCGTAGCGTATCGTTTGCCAGCGCGTCGGCCGACGAACCCGCCCGGTTTTACCTGCTGTCGTCGCCCGCCCACAAAGATTACCCCACGCAGAAAGCCGCGCAGGGCGACGTGTTTTCGGCACCGATGGGGTCGGCAGAAGCAGCCAACGACCGGACGATTTACCGGTACATCCACAAAGACGGACTGCAAAGCTGTCAGCTCGTGATGGGTCTGACGATTCTGAAGCCCGGCAGTGTCTGGAACACCATGCCCGCCCACGTTCACGACCGGCGCATGGAAGCCTACTTTTATTTCGACCTCGACCCGGCGCACCGCATCGTGCATTTGATGGGCCAACCGACCGAAACGCGGCACCTGATGGTTGCCAATCACCAGGCGATCATCTCGCCCCCCTGGTCGATTCACTCCGGCTGCGGCACGGCAAACTACTCATTCATCTGGGGCATGGCCGGCGAAAACCTCGACTACGCCGACATGGATCTGATCGCGATTGCAGACTTGAAATAG
- a CDS encoding glycoside hydrolase family 88 protein, with protein MRLLPILALLIAGPVLAQTPIDVDKEFAFAAQQYRGMLQSHPDTSKFPQSSKPDGSPDDRKSSWWCSGFFGGSLWHIYQRTNDPFWKEEAQKWTMAVAKEQYNTGTHDLGFMIYCPFGNGYRLTKNEAYKPIMLTGAQSLSTRFTPSVGVIKSWNKFQQYDYPVIIDNMMNLELLFWAANNGGDKRLRDIAITHADNTIKNHYRPDNSSYHVVCYNPDGTVAAKKTAQGYADNSAWARGQAWGLYGYTVMYRETKDKKYLDQARKIADFYLNHPNLPADKIPYWDFNAPGIPAEERDASAGAIAASALLELSTHGGSSAKTYYQQAERMLQSLSSPAYKAKPGGDNHFILVHSVGHKPAKSEVDTPIIYADYYYLEALLRYDALRKKQG; from the coding sequence ATGAGACTCCTCCCCATCCTCGCCCTGCTGATTGCTGGCCCGGTGCTGGCGCAGACGCCGATTGACGTCGACAAGGAATTTGCGTTTGCTGCCCAGCAGTACCGGGGAATGCTGCAAAGCCACCCCGACACGTCGAAGTTCCCGCAGTCGAGCAAGCCCGACGGAAGCCCTGACGACCGGAAATCGAGTTGGTGGTGCAGCGGGTTTTTCGGCGGGTCGCTGTGGCACATTTACCAGCGTACCAACGACCCGTTCTGGAAAGAAGAGGCTCAGAAATGGACGATGGCCGTAGCGAAGGAACAGTACAACACCGGTACGCACGACCTCGGCTTTATGATCTATTGCCCGTTCGGCAACGGCTACCGGCTGACTAAAAACGAAGCGTACAAGCCGATCATGCTGACGGGCGCGCAGTCGCTGTCGACCCGGTTCACCCCCAGCGTCGGGGTTATCAAGTCGTGGAATAAGTTTCAGCAGTACGATTATCCAGTCATCATCGACAACATGATGAACCTGGAACTGCTGTTCTGGGCGGCCAACAACGGGGGTGACAAACGCCTGCGCGACATCGCCATTACCCACGCCGACAACACGATCAAAAACCACTACCGGCCCGACAACAGCAGCTACCACGTGGTGTGCTACAACCCGGATGGCACGGTGGCGGCTAAGAAAACGGCGCAGGGCTACGCTGATAATTCGGCCTGGGCGCGGGGACAAGCGTGGGGGCTGTATGGCTACACGGTGATGTACCGCGAAACGAAAGACAAGAAGTACCTCGATCAGGCCCGGAAAATCGCCGACTTCTACCTGAACCATCCCAATCTGCCCGCCGACAAGATTCCATACTGGGACTTCAATGCTCCCGGTATTCCGGCCGAAGAGCGCGACGCGTCGGCGGGGGCTATTGCGGCATCAGCCCTGCTTGAGTTGAGTACCCACGGCGGTTCATCGGCTAAAACGTACTACCAGCAGGCCGAACGGATGCTGCAAAGCCTGAGCAGCCCGGCCTACAAAGCCAAACCGGGGGGCGACAACCATTTTATTCTCGTGCACAGCGTCGGCCACAAACCGGCCAAAAGCGAAGTCGATACACCGATCATTTACGCCGACTACTATTACCTGGAAGCCCTGCTGCGTTACGATGCACTTCGGAAGAAACAGGGATAA
- a CDS encoding McrC family protein has product MHTRRTNRFAVTEQSLITTDASMGDDATIVSGRAFDLLREQALDPDSDWLTLFTRKGREYVRIGPYVGLVQLADGTQLELLPKLEQPDQARPLLLTMLRHLPDSPFRTLPMSQTGAADLPLWDVFVLTFLNVLTTLTRQGLQRAYETVERNEPVWKGKFQATRHLRDNAHHAERLAVRYDQLSADIAPNRLLKSTLATIDKQLSRSPVQAQVRQWLCTLDDVPECVSIPDDLRASQRLGRLFARYEPALRWAEALLLGQAFGAQSGRTNSLSLLFPMPRVFEAYVAHGVRRYWSESGLVTVQESSAHLVDEHVGAPKFKLRPDILIRQADGQTLVLDTKWKLLDSTDRRGNYGIEQADLYQLFAYGKKYDATRLFLIYPMNPAFREPLHVFGYDASTTLHVLPFDLSRPLAAEVDKLVQYAQSV; this is encoded by the coding sequence ATGCATACCCGACGCACAAATCGCTTTGCCGTTACCGAACAATCGCTCATCACGACCGACGCATCTATGGGCGACGACGCGACGATTGTCTCCGGGCGGGCGTTCGATTTGCTGCGTGAACAGGCCCTCGACCCCGACAGCGACTGGCTGACGCTGTTTACGCGCAAAGGTCGCGAGTACGTCCGCATCGGACCATATGTGGGGTTAGTGCAACTAGCCGACGGCACACAACTTGAATTGTTGCCAAAACTGGAGCAGCCCGATCAGGCCCGGCCGCTGCTGCTAACCATGCTGCGCCACCTGCCCGATAGCCCGTTCCGCACCCTGCCCATGTCGCAGACCGGTGCTGCCGACCTGCCACTCTGGGATGTATTCGTCCTGACGTTTCTCAATGTCCTGACCACCCTGACCCGGCAGGGCTTGCAACGCGCCTACGAAACCGTCGAACGCAACGAACCCGTCTGGAAAGGGAAATTTCAGGCCACTCGCCACCTACGCGACAACGCCCACCACGCAGAACGGTTGGCCGTCCGCTACGATCAGCTCAGTGCCGACATTGCCCCCAACCGGCTCCTGAAATCGACGTTGGCAACGATCGATAAGCAGTTGTCGCGCTCGCCCGTGCAGGCGCAGGTCCGGCAGTGGCTCTGTACGCTTGACGACGTGCCGGAATGTGTGAGTATTCCCGACGATCTGCGGGCGAGTCAGCGGCTGGGGCGGTTGTTTGCGCGCTATGAACCGGCCCTGCGCTGGGCCGAGGCTCTGCTGCTGGGGCAGGCGTTTGGTGCGCAGTCGGGCCGGACGAACAGCCTGTCGTTACTGTTTCCGATGCCCCGCGTCTTCGAAGCTTATGTCGCTCACGGTGTCCGGCGATACTGGTCGGAGTCGGGGCTGGTAACCGTGCAGGAATCGTCGGCGCACCTGGTTGACGAACACGTTGGCGCGCCGAAATTCAAACTTCGCCCGGACATACTGATTCGGCAGGCCGACGGACAAACGCTGGTGCTCGACACGAAATGGAAACTACTCGACAGTACCGACCGGCGCGGCAACTACGGAATCGAACAGGCCGACCTGTATCAGCTTTTCGCCTATGGCAAGAAATACGACGCAACCCGGCTGTTCCTGATCTATCCAATGAACCCTGCCTTCCGCGAACCGCTCCACGTCTTCGGCTACGACGCATCGACTACTCTACATGTGCTCCCCTTTGACCTATCGCGTCCGCTAGCCGCTGAGGTCGACAAACTGGTTCAATACGCGCAATCGGTTTAA